Proteins encoded together in one Hylaeus volcanicus isolate JK05 chromosome 3, UHH_iyHylVolc1.0_haploid, whole genome shotgun sequence window:
- the LOC128873382 gene encoding lysine-specific demethylase lid isoform X1 has product MVSRFDTNFGYEDFFGTYHCTQDMACDRGDSDFEFIIPPEAPVFEPSIEEFHDPLGYIAKIRPIAEKSGICKIKPPPNWQPPFAVDVDKFKFVPRIQRLNELEAKTRIKLNFLDQIAKFWELQGSSLKIPLVERKALDLYSLHKIVTDEGGIETVTRERRWAKIANKLGYPSGRSVGSILKNHYERILYPFDVFKQGKTLTDIKIEPDSNVNEKKDRDYKPHGIISRQQIKPPAEKFSRRSKRFSGQEEKPEISVKQEDCKEECDSDNDCKDGFRSKNGDDNSKELKKLQFYGPGPKMAGFNTKEGKKSNKTRGLKLTYEFDPLAKYICHNCGRGDNEENMLLCDGCDDSYHTFCLMPPLTEIPKGDWRCPKCVAEEVSKPMEAFGFEQAQREYTLQQFGEMADQFKSDYFNMPVHMVPTSLVEKEFWRIVSSIDEDVTVEYGADLHTMDHGSGFPTKTSVNLFTCDQEYAESSWNLNNLPVLRSSVLGHINADISGMKVPWMYVGMCFATFCWHNEDHWSYSINYLHWGEPKTWYGVPGSQAERFEHSMKSAAPELFHSQPDLLHQLVTIMNPNILTNEGVPVFRTDQHAGEFVVTFPRAYHAGFNQGYNFAEAVNFAPADWLRVGRECISHYSNLRRFCVFSHDELVCKMSLDPDSLDIGIATATYHDMLQMVDDEKKLRKNLLEWGVTEAEREAFELLPDDERQCEACKTTCFLSAVTCSCQSSQLVCLRHFTDLCDCPPEKHTLRYRYTLDELPIMLQKLKLKAESFDSWVAKVKEAMDPDKKSNKIELNELKELLNEAENKKFPESELLTALTTAVQDAEKCASVAQQLLNNKQRTRTRQSVETKYKLTVEELTLFYKEITNLCCELKESDGVKFILDQVLQFQREAEELDAKEDNCDIEQLEKCIDFGDSICIELPQLIRLKQRLTQIQWLEEVKSIQEDPKSIHRDDLAKLIEKGMTIPPHLSIENTLSELQALMIGIDKWEEKAKLYLHTKSRQTISSLEEFIREADEVDAYLPSLDILQDTLNKAKNWTKMVEEVQARENFPYYDTLDDLIKKGRSIPLHLDALPILESTLSQAKAWKERTARTFLRKNSHYTLMEALSPRIGVGIQALKAKKNKSEESVGPVFVCDTKLDDSNDSATVVAAFKLAEQREMEAMRNLRERNLMKTEMEDSRYCVCRRPRFGLMLQCELCKDWFHSNCVPLPKTSYKGKLPISREIKFLCPCCLRSRRPRLETILALLVSLQKIPIRLPEGEALQCLTERAMNWQDRARQALATDEISSALAKLSVLTQKLVEAAAREKTEKIISSELKKAANNPELHQRVQAITPLSGVHSDDSALSTADDDDDVVTIDDDEPSCSTFNSNEHAYSYISKVQRRSQSSDSTEAAVMLSQSARLRLEELMMEGDLLEVALDETQHIWRILSHTNNPSTVRKYASYEEVQTNLNQDAKDVKKRGRKRKSEEFELLKKLGRQKMEEKNLTKRKGLQKEKKSTSSSPLPIKRGPRKMKRKEGDEVPKKRGGNRKKTKQDTSDEEDDCAAVSCLRPSGREVDWVQCDGGCEGWFHMHCVGLDRTEIAEEDDYICSNCKDAEQNSTSRAPDPLAESLGLDALLSLSQSQGYQGTDSEADIQETTSFVRTY; this is encoded by the exons ATGGTATCGAGGTTCGACACGAACTTCGGTTACGAGGATTTTTTCGGGACTTATCACTGCACCCAAGACATGGCTTGCGATCGTGGTGATTCGGACTTCGAGTTCATTATACCGCCAGAGGCGCCGGTCTTCGAACCGAGTATCGAGGAGTTTCACGACCCCCTTGGCTACATTGCAAAAATACGACCGATCGCGGAGAAGTCTGGTATTTGTAAGATCAAACCGCCGCCT AATTGGCAGCCACCATTTGCTGTTGATGttgataaattcaaatttgttcCACGAATCCAAAGATTAAATGAATTGGAGGCAAAAACAAGGataaaacttaattttttagacCAGATTGCAAAATTCTGGGAGCTTCAAGGTTCTTCTTTAAAAATCCCACTTGTAGAACGCAAAGCTCTTGATCTATATTCTTTGCACAAAATTGTCACAGATGAAG GTGGAATTGAAACAGTAACAAGGGAAAGAAGGTGggcaaaaattgcaaataaactAGGTTATCCATCTGGTCGTAGCGTAGGAAGTATACTAAAGAATCACTATGAACGAATTTTATATCCGTTTGATGTCTTTAAGCAGGGAAAAACTTTGACAGACATT AAAATTGAACCAGATTCCAATGTGAATGAGAAAAAGGACAGAGATTACAAACCACATGGAATCATCTCACGACAGCAAATTAAACCTCCAGCTGAAAAATTTTCACGGCGGTCAAAGAGATTCAGTGGTCAAGAAGAGAAACCGGAAATATCTGTTAAACAAGAAGATTGTAAGGAGGAATGTGATTCTGATAATGATTGCAAAGATGGATTCAGAAGTAAGAATGGTGATGACAATAGCAAAGAACTTAAGAAGTTACAATTCTATGGACCTGGTCCAAAGATGGCTGGATTTAATACCAAAGAGGGAAAGAAATCTAATAAGACCAGAGGTTTGAAACTAACTTATGAATTTGATCCA TTggcaaaatatatttgtcaCAATTGTGGAAGAGGTGATAATGAAGAAAACATGCTTCTATGTGATGGATGTGATGATAGTTATCACACTTTCTGTCTCATGCCACCACTGACAGAAATACCAAAAGGAGATTGGCGGTGTCCAAAATGTGTGGCTGAAGAAGTTTCTAAGCCAATGGAAGCATTTGGATTCGAGCAAGCTCAAAGAGAGTATACTCTTCAACAATTTGGAGAAATGGCTGATCAATTTAAGAGCGATTACTTCAACATGCCTGTACAT ATGGTGCCAACATCCTtggtagaaaaagaattttggcGAATAGTTTCCTCTATCGATGAAGATGTAACAGTTGAGTATGGAGCAGATTTACACACAATGGATCATGGATCTGGATTTCCAACAAAGACGAGCGTTAATCTGTTTACGTGTGATCAAGAATACGCGGAATCTTCgtggaatttaaataatctacCAGTTCTACGGAGTAGCGTACTAGGTCACATTAACGCTGACATTAGTGGTATGAAAGTTCCATGGATGTATGTTGGCATGTGTTTTGCCACATTCTGTTGGCATAACGAGGATCATTGGagttattcgattaattaccTACATTGGGGAGAGCCAAAAACTTGGTATGGTGTACCTGGCTCTCAAGCAGAACGATTTGAACACTCAATGAAATCGGCTGCACCAGAACTGTTTCATAGTCAGCCAGATTTGCTCCATCAATTGGTCACTATCATGAATCCCAACATTTTAACAAACGAAG gtGTTCCAGTATTTAGAACTGACCAACACGCAGGAGAATTTGTTGTGACATTTCCAAGAGCGTATCACGCGGGATTCAATCAGGGATACAATTTCGCCGAAGCTGTGAATTTCGCACCTGCCGATTGG CTTAGAGTTGGTCGGGAATGCATTTCGCATTACTCGAATTTAAGACGATTTTGTGTATTTTCTCACGATGAATTGGTGTGTAAAATGTCATTGGATCCAGATTCACTGGACATAGGAATTGCGACTGCAACTTACCATGACATGCTGCAGATGGTAGACGACGAGAAGAAGTTACGAAAAAATCTGTTGGAATGG GGCGTAACGGAAGCGGAACGCGAAGCATTTGAACTATTACCAGATGATGAGAGACAGTGTGAGGCGTGCAAAACAACTTGTTTCTTAAGTGCGGTTACATGTTCATGCCAGAGTTCTCAGTTAGTTTGCCTGAGACATTTTACTGACCTTTGTGATTGCCCACCGGAAAAGCACACATTACGTTACCGGTATACTTTAGACGAGTTACCGATTATGttacaaaagttaaaattaaaagctgAGTCATTCGACTCATGGGTGGCCAAAGTAAAAGAAGCAATGGACCCCGATAAGAAGAGTAATAAAATTGAGTTGAACGAGCTGAAGGAGCTCTTGAATgaagcagaaaataaaaagtttcctGAAAGTGAACTGTTAACAGCCTTAACTACTGCTGTGCAAGATGCAGAAAAATGTGCTAGTGTTGCACAACAACTGTTAAATAATAAGCAGCGTACCAG aacCAGACAATCGGttgaaactaaatataaaCTTACGGTAGAAGAATTAACTCTTTTCTATAAAGAAATTACTAATCTGTGCTGTGAACTTAAAGAATCTGATGGTGTTAAATTTATACTCGATCAAGTGTTACAATTTCAAAGAGAAGCAGAGGAGTTAGATGCTAAGGAAGATAATTGTGATATTGAACAACTAGAAAAGTGTATTGATTTTGGAGATTCTATTTGTATTGAGTTACCTCAACTTATTCGTTTGAAACAA AGATTAACGCAAATTCAATGGCTGGAGGAAGTAAAATCTATTCAAGAAGATCCAAAATCTATACATCGCGATGATTTagcaaaattgattgaaaaagGTATGACGATACCGCCTCATTTAAGTATAGAAAATACACTTTCCGAACTACAAGCATTAATGATCGGAATCGACAAGTGGGAAGAGAAAGCAAAGTTGTATCTTCACACGAAAAGCAGACAAACTATATCGTCGttagaagaatttattcgcgaaGCTGATGAAGTAGATGCATACTTACCCAGCTTAGATATTCTCCAAGATACATTGAATAAAGCAAAAAATTGGACGAAAATGGTAGAGGAAGTACAAGCGAGAGAGAATTTTCCTTACTATGATACATTAGATgatcttataaaaaaaggcAGAAGTATCCCATTGCACTTGGATGCTCTTCCAATTTTAGAGTCCACTCTTTCACAAGCGAAAGCTTGGAAGGAAAGGACGGCAAGAACATTCCTAAGGAAAAACTCACATTATACTTTAATGGAGGCTTTATCCCCCCGAATTGGAGTTGGTATACAAGCGCTGAAGGCTAAGAAGAATAAGAGTGAAGAGTCTGTTGGACCTGTCTTTGTCTGTGATACAAAATTGGATGATTCCAATGATTCGGCTACCGTCGTGGCTGCGTTTAAATTAGCTGAACAACGCGAAATGGAAGCGATGAGAAAtttaagagaaagaaatttaatgaaaaccgAGATGGAAGACTCTAGGTATTGCGTCTGTCGTCGACCAAGATTCGGGCTTATGCTTCAATGCGAGCTTTGTAAAGATTGGTTCCATT cAAATTGTGTACCCTTACCAAAAACGTCATACAAAGGAAAATTACCGATATCAAGggagattaaatttttatgtcCCTGTTGTTTACGTTCGAGGCGGCCACGATTGGAAACAATTTTGGCGCTTTTAGTGAGTCttcaaaaaattccaattcgTTTGCCCGAGGGTGAGGCATTGCAATGTTTAACGGAACGTGCAATGAATTGGCAG GATCGAGCTCGACAAGCGTTGGCTACAGACGAAATTTCATCGGCACTAGCAAAATTGTCCGTTCTGACACAAAAATTAGTAGAAGCAGCAGCAAGGgagaaaacagaaaagatAATCAGCAGCGAGTTGAAGAAGGCGGCGAATAATCCTGAACTTCATCAAAGAGTGCAGGCAATCACGCCACTTAGCGGTGTACACTCGGATGATAGCGCACTTAGTACCGCG gatgacgacgacgacgttgttaccatcgacgacgacgagcCAAGTTGCAGTACGTTCAATAGTAACGAACACGCATACTCTTATA tatctaAAGTTCAGCGCAGGTCTCAATCAAGTGATTCCACCGAAGCTGCAGTTATGCTCTCGCAGTCTGCAAGGTTACGCTTAGAAGAATTAATGATGGAAGGTGATCTGTTGGAAGTCGCGCTTGACGAAACGCAACACATATGGCGCATATTAAGTCACACTAACAATCCTAGTACTGTTCGCAAATACGCGTCGTACGAAGAAGTACAAACTAATTTAAACCAGGACGCGAAAGATGTAAAAAAGAGGGGAAGAAAAAGGAAGTCCGAAGAGTTCGAATTACTCAAGAAACTCGGGCGgcaaaaaatggaagaaaaaaatttaaccaaaCGTAAGGGGTtacagaaagagaaaaaatcgACCAGTAGTTCCCCGTTGCCTATTAAGCGCGGACCTCGAaag ATGAAACGTAAGGAAGGGGACGAGGTGCCAAAGAAGAGGGGCGGTAATCGAAAGAAGACTAAACAAGACACTTCCGACGAAGAAGACGATTGCGCGGCCGTTAGTTGTTTACGACCCAGCG GTAGGGAAGTCGATTGGGTTCAGTGCGATGGTGGCTGCGAAGGTTGGTTTCACATGCACTGTGTCGGTTTGGATCGTACAGAAATCGCAGAAGAAGACGATTACATATGTAGTAATTGCAAAGACGCAGAACAAAACTCGACG TCGAGAGCGCCAGACCCGCTAGCCGAATCGTTAGGCCTGGATGCACTTCTTTCCCTTTCTCAATCCCAGGGATACCAGGGCACAGATAGCGAAGCAGATATCCAGGAAACGACATCCTTCGTCAGGACTTACTAG